One segment of Desulfuromonas sp. DNA contains the following:
- the nifV gene encoding homocitrate synthase, with protein MVNNREIIIDDTTLRDGEQTAGVVFSREEKIKIARTLDEIGVGELECGIPAMGRDEQASIRALVDLGLRARLITWNRAVISDIRSSIDCGVTAVDISLSVSDIHIEKKLGESRQWVKEQLKVALGYAKQHDLYVSVGGEDASRADLEFLVELMQIAKAEGGDRFRFCDTLGVLDPFATYDKVKYLADRVALDLEVHTHNDLGMATANAVAGIRAGARFVNTTVNGLGERAGNAALEEVVMALKHACGIESGIDTSRFVELSRLVGQASCRPVPEWKAVVGEKVFSHESGLHTDGVLKAPENYEGYDPAEVGLSRHLVVGKHSGRNGLSARLASLGIELNIMELKDLLEQVRYLAQIRKRPLTDPELLALCAIPRVA; from the coding sequence ATGGTCAACAATCGGGAAATCATCATTGACGACACAACCCTGCGTGACGGAGAGCAGACCGCCGGGGTGGTCTTCAGCCGTGAGGAGAAAATTAAAATCGCCAGGACCCTCGATGAAATCGGTGTCGGCGAACTCGAATGCGGTATTCCGGCAATGGGCCGGGATGAGCAGGCCTCGATCCGGGCCCTGGTTGATCTCGGGCTCAGGGCGCGACTGATCACCTGGAACCGGGCAGTTATCTCCGATATCCGGTCTTCAATCGATTGCGGCGTGACAGCCGTCGATATCTCCCTGTCGGTTTCCGATATCCATATTGAAAAGAAGCTCGGCGAGTCGCGCCAGTGGGTGAAGGAGCAGCTCAAGGTCGCCCTCGGTTATGCCAAGCAACACGATCTCTATGTCTCGGTCGGCGGCGAGGATGCGAGCCGGGCCGATCTCGAGTTCCTGGTCGAGTTGATGCAGATCGCCAAGGCCGAAGGGGGCGACCGCTTCCGTTTCTGCGATACCCTCGGTGTCCTCGATCCCTTTGCGACCTACGACAAGGTCAAGTACCTGGCCGACCGCGTGGCGCTCGACCTCGAGGTTCACACCCATAATGACCTCGGCATGGCAACGGCCAATGCTGTCGCCGGTATCCGGGCCGGCGCCCGCTTTGTCAACACCACGGTCAACGGTCTCGGCGAGCGGGCCGGCAACGCTGCTCTCGAGGAGGTGGTGATGGCGCTCAAACATGCCTGCGGCATCGAATCGGGAATCGACACCAGTCGTTTTGTCGAACTCTCGCGCCTGGTCGGCCAGGCGAGTTGCCGGCCGGTGCCGGAGTGGAAGGCGGTGGTCGGGGAAAAGGTCTTTTCGCATGAATCGGGCCTGCACACCGACGGCGTGTTGAAAGCCCCGGAAAACTACGAGGGGTATGATCCGGCCGAAGTCGGCCTGTCGCGCCACCTGGTCGTCGGCAAGCATTCGGGTCGAAACGGCCTCAGTGCCCGCCTGGCCAGCCTCGGCATAGAATTGAATATAATGGAGCTTAAAGACCTTCTCGAGCAGGTCAGGTACCTGGCCCAGATCCGAAAACGACCATTGACCGACCCTGAACTTCTGGCTCTCTGCGCGATACCACGGGTCGCCTGA